The nucleotide window tcttgatattcatttttcatctaaaactaccACAAGTGGCTTGCTCACCAACTTGGCACCCTTTGTAATCATGCAGATCGCTCTCGTCACCAGAATCAGCTCACACGCGCCGGCTCATGGCGCCCGCTTTCCGTGGGTATACCCGCTATTTATAGATATAATTCCGAGGTTTCAACTCCCAGCTTACTACATACACGTAGCGAGAAGGATAAGACAGCGCCCGAGGAATATTAATTAAGTGGTAAGCACTGACCTTTGATTCTATGATCTTTTCTCACATATGTATCCAATATATAGAagcatttaattttaattcaatttgcTACGTacgtttttttatatatgtccTTTTTGACTTGAGAGATTCTTGTGTTGTTTTGCCAAAGTGCAGTTGCATTTCGAGCGAGAGCAGCCATGGGAAGAAATAGCGTGGTTTCATGGAATCTCAGTTTCTTGGTTTTAGGGCTCTTTAGCCACGTACTGGTCGAAGCTAGCAGAGAAGGGAGGTTCACGAGTGGTGAGAGATATGGTTTGGGCAATGGGGTAGGTAGTAGGTTTAGTGAAGAGGCTGGCCATCAAGGGCTTACAGCTGGTGGTTACGACGGAGGATACGGCGGTGGGAGTGGCTCTGGTGGAGGGTATGGCAATGGTTATGGCTCGGGCATTGGTGGTAGCGGCGGAGGGGTTGGTAAAGGAGGGGGCTCGGGTGATGGCAGCGGTGCGGGCCAAGGTGGAGGGTATGGTTCAGGTGGTGGTAATGGTggcaatggtggtggtggttttggTGGTGGATGGGGCAATGGTGGTTCTGGTTCGGGTGGGGGAGGAGGTGGTGGCTTTGGGTTTGGGGATGGGGGCGGTAATGGGGGCGGAGGTAAATATGGCTCAGGCTATGGTGGGGGATCCTACAAACCTCCTGGAACAAACTAAATGAATTTTACTTGGTCTGATTTAAAATGGATAATAAGGATGACTTTTCTCCAGGATATAGAGGCCCAAACAATGTTTCAAGTCTCTTTGGGTTTTAGCTTGCCGTCCAAGTATAAAGCTTTAGCTATATTATGTAATAAATCAAAGTTACTGTCTAGCTCTTATTAATTTGCTAATGCCAGGTGCCTTCATCATTATCAATTGCAAATCTGCCTTCGCACAGAatacttgtgtgtgtgtgtgtttattcttttttgctctttttctGGAACACTCAATAATCTGTTCCCAGTCAATTTTTCCAACCAGCCGTGCAAAGTCATCTCTGCCGAAGATCGTTCTAGTTCTTTGGATGATAAGTTGTAAGAAAGATAAAGAAGTCAAGCTACCCTTTTTAATGTTTATATGCCTCATAAAATCGAAATAAATCAGAAGCAGCACCCTACGTTGTTTTGCTATCAAGAACACTATCGTTCGGTTTCATTATCCAAAAACCGcgcaaataaaaaaagaaaaaaagtcaaaacattGCAAGGAAAAGAATCTATGAAAAAACTTCCACGTAAAGTCAGTAGAGCAATAACTTCTATGTCAATTCTATATAGATCAGCAGGTAATGAATCTTAGGAACCAGAGATAATTATATTCACACCCATAACATATGCACAATACATACATAACATATGTTTTATAAGAACACAACATCATGATGAACCCAGGACACACATAAATGGTAAGCGTAAACAACACAAGAATGAAGAACCTCTCAGACTGTAAGCTTATTCTAGACTTGGAGATTAAAATCAGACCTGCATCTAGTCAAGCAAATCCAGGAGAATGACCACTGCGGTTGGGGAGGTCAGAGCAGTTCTGTCATTCTTTGGCCTGGAATTTTCACACTAGACGATGTTATATATTGTCTTATACATGATTTATACTATCAAAATAACTCAACATACGCATCAAGAAATGTCAGAAACCGGGAGATTAGATAGGACATAGGACAAATCAAAGATTACTGATGCTGGGAGGCATCAATTATGAACTGACATCCGCAAGGCTAGAAAAACTATACAGTATAAAATCACCaattgtctcaaaaatttaagcaaaatatgtagattttattagtTGTATTTATGTCTTGACACTCATCACGTGTGGGTCAGACTCCTCCTTAATGAGTGAGTTCaatacgtgaaatatttaattaaatagggtAGAATGTAGAGTAAGAATTTGAACTTATGACCTCTACTCTGATACCGTGTGAAATCATCTACATGTAGAACCATTGACTCAATACTTAAAATGATTGGCAGtccatttatttcatttagCTAGAACCAAGTAGCTAAAGAAGCACAGGTAACGTAAAAGCCCTGTTCCTTTTGGTTTTGTTGCTCTGTATCATATTCTTCAGAGTACAATCAACATGATTAGCAGACATACTTCATTTTTCTAAGAACAGTCACGTGGgcatataatttttacatatacACTCCAAAAATACAATCATTTTGGtagtgaaaatgaaataatgaagACCACGGTCCTTAAAAAGGTTATAAGTGATAAAATTGGAATCATATCTTTGGAGTACAGCAGCTGCCTATTTTAGAATATTCCTACAACATCGCGATATTTAGCTCTTAATCTGGTTCTTTTTTTGTAcactttttgtttaaaaaagaaaaagaaaactcccAGTCTAGCcacaaaagcataaaaaattatgtgtgtaTTGTATATGCTGTGAAATGAACTTTATGCAAATTATGCACTTTTCCACATAATCTAACATTCTGAATGGTACTTTGAGGCGGCCGAGAAGCAGATGCATAAAATGCGGGATAGGTAACTAAAGTGTGATAAACTTCACAATTATACCTTGTAATCAGAGTTTGGGCCCCCACTACTACAACCTCCCTCAGCTCCAGCCTTCTGTTCTGGTTTCCTGCAAGTGGGAGAAGAATGTGCAGAAAACAGAGATACAATAAACAATGACGAGACATTAAAGCAGATGGAGGCATCAAGTCTAGTAGAATACCTTTCATCAACATCACTAggttgatgaaatgaaaatgtgcTCAAGTCAACAGCAAAGGTGGATATTCCTGCTTCTGTGGGTTCAGGTCTAATGCCACCCTGCATAAATAATTACATACAAATTAATTGCGCCAGACATTCCATGGGAGCATCATTGAGAAATCCAGTGATACACATTGATCAACAGCAAAGACTCACTGCAAATCCGCCTTCCATCCAGGCAGGAACTTTATCAGAGAGAATTTTGATATACTGTTCCATTGCCACCTCTGGACTCATTCGCCCCAGCCTTTGCCAAGCATTCCTTGCACAACGTAACCAGTGCCCTCGATCACTCACACATAGCAGCTTTCAACCCTGTTATTATGACTAGCAATCAAGCTATACCGTGTAATTTGGTTTATGGTACTCCCTAGAGTGTTTTccttattcagttttttttttttgttagtttgatAAAGGATTCTGGTAAAAGATTTTACAAGTGCTATTGTGTCAGACTCTTTTTGAGCACTAGATGAAATGTGACAGATCTTGTGCGAGTTACTTGGGAACATAACTGCTAAGAAGttgaaagagaggaaaagaatgTGTAGGACTGAGCCAAAACACTAATTTTGTCTCTTTGGTTTTGGCGGGCTAGTGAACTAGTTAATCATGTTAATTGCAGATTAATTAGTGTTTTCTGCAGTATCACTTTCAAATTATCTCAGTATTTCACTTGAAGTATGGATATAGGTATTTTCAAAACTCCTAATTAATTGTTTCCATTCTTTTGCTTAGATCTAATGAACTTCTATTGTTTTCGGACAATTCATCGAGCATAGATATGATATAATGCCGATTGAGAAGAACACAACTCATTCTCGGTCTCAGTCAAGCATTTTCTATTGGTTGACATGATTCAACAGGCATAGATACAAATCAACATATCTAAGAAAtctaatttcaattaaaaaatgaaagagcaGGGAGCAGAGGAGAGTTTAGAACCACTTGGCACGGGAAAAGAACTTGAGAGCCATAGGCTGAGGGTCGCGGCAAGGCCCTTCGGTGGCAATCCTGTGAAGCCCGTACAACTCCATCTGCAAATCAGTCCCAACACCTGCCATCGCCAAAGGATCCTCATTATCCCCTGATGACGACTCAAGAACGAAAGTGGCGGCCGCCGCGAAAGCCTTCTCCAAATCAGTCCTTTCAATCCCTTCCCAATCATCCTCGTCGCTATCAAACCTCACCTCCTTCTCTTCATTTGTTTCCTTTACTTCACAGTCCTCAACCCGATTAATCTCCTCAGATTCAGCAACAACTTCATTGTTTGCTGCCAACTCAAAGCCCACTCTGTTCTCTAAGATCTCTTTTACACTAGCCGAATCCTCTATATTTTCCTCCGACAGCTTATCCGGGAATCCAACTGTCTCCGGGAACTTGTCGACGTCGGGTTCTTCTTGCAAACCACACTCGGGTAACTTTTCCGGCAAGTCATGACAGCGATGAGTAATTTCCACGATCTCCTCGGCCGGAACCTGTAGTCCTTCAAATTCAGCGACCTTCACCGGAGGCGCTTCGTCGAGGAATTCATGGACGTTCTTCGTAACGCTCTCGGAAACCGGAACGGTCAATCTATCTCGGAATGATCGTATATCATCCATAACAATCGGCTCACCAACGATTGGAGCAGATTTAGAGAGCGAGTGGGGGGGACCAGCGTCATCAGGAAAAGCAATGGAA belongs to Juglans regia cultivar Chandler chromosome 8, Walnut 2.0, whole genome shotgun sequence and includes:
- the LOC108981342 gene encoding acyl-CoA-binding domain-containing protein 3-like, producing MELFHLLFLTASLALLLPFLVAKFLSIAFPDDAGPPHSLSKSAPIVGEPIVMDDIRSFRDRLTVPVSESVTKNVHEFLDEAPPVKVAEFEGLQVPAEEIVEITHRCHDLPEKLPECGLQEEPDVDKFPETVGFPDKLSEENIEDSASVKEILENRVGFELAANNEVVAESEEINRVEDCEVKETNEEKEVRFDSDEDDWEGIERTDLEKAFAAAATFVLESSSGDNEDPLAMAGVGTDLQMELYGLHRIATEGPCRDPQPMALKFFSRAKWNAWQRLGRMSPEVAMEQYIKILSDKVPAWMEGGFAGGIRPEPTEAGISTFAVDLSTFSFHQPSDVDERKPEQKAGAEGGCSSGGPNSDYKAKE
- the LOC108981340 gene encoding ctenidin-1-like; protein product: MGRNSVVSWNLSFLVLGLFSHVLVEASREGRFTSGERYGLGNGVGSRFSEEAGHQGLTAGGYDGGYGGGSGSGGGYGNGYGSGIGGSGGGVGKGGGSGDGSGAGQGGGYGSGGGNGGNGGGGFGGGWGNGGSGSGGGGGGGFGFGDGGGNGGGGKYGSGYGGGSYKPPGTN